The Candidatus Krumholzibacteriota bacterium genome segment CCAATCACCAGGTTGGAAGGACATGGCAAGATCTCCATATTTATCAATGACGATGGTTCGGTTGCCAACGCCTATCTCCAGATTCCGGAACTGAGGGGTTTTGAGAAGTTCGTCGAAGGCCTCCCGGTCGAAGAGATACCTAGGATCATGCCGAGGATATGCGGCGTGTGCCCGGCGGCTCATCATATGGCTGCTGGCAAGGCTGTGGACGCGGTATACAAGGCCGACATTCCCTCCGTCGCGAAAAAGCTCCGGGAACTCTACTACATGGCGCATTTTATTCACAGCCACGCGGCACATTTCTATGCCCTGGCTGCTCCTGATTTCGTACTCGGTCCGGACGCTCCGAAAGCATCAAGAAACGTTCTTGGGTTGATTGAAAAAGTCGGGCTTGAGATCGGTGGAGAGGTACTCAAGCAGAGAGCGGCGTCTCAGGATATCCAGATAATGGTCGGCGGGAGAGCGACGCATCCGGTATGGAATATACCGGGCGGAGTCACCAGGGCTCTCTCGGTCGAAAACAGGGATAAGGTCAGGGAACTGGCAAAAGGGCAGCTTGATTTCAGTATTTTCGGTCTCAAGATCTTCGCCGACACGGTATTGGCAAACAAGGAATACCTTGATCTTATCACCGGCGATGTCTTTGATCAGGTGACAAACTATATGGGACTCGTCGATGATAATAACAAAGTCAATTTTTATCACGGCAAGGTCAGGGTAGTCGATCCTGAAGGGAAAGAGATCGTAAAATATTCCGAAGCGGAATATCTCGATCACATAGCGGAACATGTCGAACCTTATTCGTACCTGAAATTCCCCTATCTGAAAGAGAGGGGATGGAACGGTTTCGTGGAAGGTATGGGGACATCGCTCTACCAGGCAAACCCTCTTCCAAGGTTCAACGCCGCTGACGGGATGGCTACTCCCAAAGCGCAGGAACAGTATGAAAAGATGTTCGAGACTCTCGGTGGTAAACCATGTCACAAACTGATGGTCAATCACTGGGCAAGGCTTATCGAGATGGTGTACGCGGCCGAACGGATGATCGAACTGATCAATGATGAAGAGATCACCGATCCTAACGTGAGGATCATTCCATCGACGACTCCGAAGGAAGGAGTTGGTATAGTCGAGGCTCCAAGAGGCACATTGACACATCATTACTGGACTGACGAAAACGGTTTCGTAACAAAAGCCAACCTGATAGTCGGCACCACGAACAACAACGCTTCGATATCGATGGCCGTGAAAAAAGCGGCTGAAAAACTGATCAAACCCGGTGGCGAAGTCACTGACGGGTTGTTGAACATGGTCGAAATGGCTTTCAGGTTATATGATCCGTGTTTCAGTTGCGCTACACACAGCCTTCCGGGACAGATGCCGCTTGTCGTTGAGATCAGATCGCTTGACGGAGAAGTCCTGAACAAGATCTCGCGATGACAGAGTCGCGGTTCCGGGGGAATTCCATATGAATACCATAGTCATCGGACTTGGAAATACAGTCCTGACTGATGACGGAGTGGGCGTATACGTCGCGAGGCATCTTCGCGGCAGACTCGGACCTTCAGTAAAAGTAATAGAGGCTGAACTTGCCGGTCTTGACCTGATGGAGATGATGAAGGATCAGGACCGCGCTATAATCATAGACGCGATCAATCTTGATGGCGAAGAAGCGGGAACAGTCTTCAGGCTGAAACACGATGACATAAGGATAACTCCCCGGCTCGCGTCATGCCATGATATCGATCTCGGAACCGCTCTCGCTCTGGGCAGACGATTAGGGTTTCAAATGCCGGAAGAGGTAGTTATATTCGCTGTACAGGGTGAAGATCTTCTGACCCTGCATGAAGGATGTCTTGAAAAGGTGGAAAACATCATTCCCGGTCTCGTAGATGAGATAACCGGAATGATCAATCAGGAACCTTTCACGAAGATCTCGATAGACCTGGGCGGGAGAAAAAACAAGGATGCATGAGGTCTCTCTGATGCAGAACCTGCTGAATGTCGTTTCCGAAGCGGCAAAGGAGCAGGGAGACGGCAAGGTAACAAGTATACATCTTAAAATAGGCCGGATGGCCGGAGTGAATTCCGATTCCCTCAGATTCGCGTTTGATATACTCTCAAAGGGTACGCGGGCTGACTCGGCGGTTCTGGAGATCGAGATGATCCCGCTGAAAATACACTGCAATGGATGTTCGGAAGATATTTCACCTGAAGAATTCTCTCTTTACTGTTCATTGTGCGGAAGCAGGGATATGACAATCGTCTCGGGCCGGGAAATGGAGATAGATTATATAATGGTCGAGGACAGTGACGGGATCAGCGCGGGGAATAGCGCTGCCAGGGAGTGAAAAGAGGTAATGATGCATCAGATAAATATCGGCGAAGATCTCCGCGGGAAGAACCGCGAGATAGCTGAAGAAAACAGAAAGATGCTGAAAGAACATGATGTTTTTTCGCTGAATATCATGAGCGCTCCTGGAGCGGGAAAGACAACATTGCTCGTAAAATCCCTGCCGATGATCACCGGAAGATTCAGAGTGGGAGTCATTGAAGGAGATCTACAGACCTCCAGGGATGCCGAAAGGGTGCGCGAGACGGGAGTGGATGTGTTCCAGATACAGACAGGCGGCGTCTGTCATCTCGACGCGTCAATGGTCCATTCGGCCCTCCACTCGTTTGATCTCGACGCGATAGACATTTTGTTGATAGAGAATGTCGGGAATCTCGTATGTCCCGCCGAGTTCGATCTTGGCGTCGACGGAAGGGTCATGCTTATGAGCATCACCGAGGGGGATGACAAACCGAAAAAATATCCCCTGATGTTCAGCGAATCGAGACTTTTGATGTTGAACAAGGTCGATCTGGCCGATTACGTGGACTTCGACATCGGCAAAGCCAGATCGGAAGCGAAGGAAATAAATCCCGATATAGAGATACTGGAGATATCATGCCGTTCGGGAAAAGGTCTCGACGAGTGGGTGGCATGGATAGAGGGTTTCAGAAAAAACACCAGAGGTGAATGATGTGTCTTGCCATTCCGATGATGGTCAAGGAAATAGACGGTGATACGGCGGTAGTCGAAGCCGGCGGGATAAGAAAAAACGTAAGGCTCGATCTTGTAGAAGGCGTTAATTTGGGTGACTACGTAATGATCCATACGGGATACGCGATCG includes the following:
- a CDS encoding Ni/Fe hydrogenase subunit alpha — translated: PITRLEGHGKISIFINDDGSVANAYLQIPELRGFEKFVEGLPVEEIPRIMPRICGVCPAAHHMAAGKAVDAVYKADIPSVAKKLRELYYMAHFIHSHAAHFYALAAPDFVLGPDAPKASRNVLGLIEKVGLEIGGEVLKQRAASQDIQIMVGGRATHPVWNIPGGVTRALSVENRDKVRELAKGQLDFSIFGLKIFADTVLANKEYLDLITGDVFDQVTNYMGLVDDNNKVNFYHGKVRVVDPEGKEIVKYSEAEYLDHIAEHVEPYSYLKFPYLKERGWNGFVEGMGTSLYQANPLPRFNAADGMATPKAQEQYEKMFETLGGKPCHKLMVNHWARLIEMVYAAERMIELINDEEITDPNVRIIPSTTPKEGVGIVEAPRGTLTHHYWTDENGFVTKANLIVGTTNNNASISMAVKKAAEKLIKPGGEVTDGLLNMVEMAFRLYDPCFSCATHSLPGQMPLVVEIRSLDGEVLNKISR
- the hypB gene encoding hydrogenase nickel incorporation protein HypB encodes the protein MHQINIGEDLRGKNREIAEENRKMLKEHDVFSLNIMSAPGAGKTTLLVKSLPMITGRFRVGVIEGDLQTSRDAERVRETGVDVFQIQTGGVCHLDASMVHSALHSFDLDAIDILLIENVGNLVCPAEFDLGVDGRVMLMSITEGDDKPKKYPLMFSESRLLMLNKVDLADYVDFDIGKARSEAKEINPDIEILEISCRSGKGLDEWVAWIEGFRKNTRGE
- a CDS encoding hydrogenase maturation protease, whose protein sequence is MNTIVIGLGNTVLTDDGVGVYVARHLRGRLGPSVKVIEAELAGLDLMEMMKDQDRAIIIDAINLDGEEAGTVFRLKHDDIRITPRLASCHDIDLGTALALGRRLGFQMPEEVVIFAVQGEDLLTLHEGCLEKVENIIPGLVDEITGMINQEPFTKISIDLGGRKNKDA
- a CDS encoding HypC/HybG/HupF family hydrogenase formation chaperone, which encodes MCLAIPMMVKEIDGDTAVVEAGGIRKNVRLDLVEGVNLGDYVMIHTGYAIEILDSKEAEETLELIKKVYRAGMTNDAEGLEP
- the hypA gene encoding hydrogenase maturation nickel metallochaperone HypA, which gives rise to MHEVSLMQNLLNVVSEAAKEQGDGKVTSIHLKIGRMAGVNSDSLRFAFDILSKGTRADSAVLEIEMIPLKIHCNGCSEDISPEEFSLYCSLCGSRDMTIVSGREMEIDYIMVEDSDGISAGNSAARE